The nucleotide sequence GGCATACATGTCCTACCATTTTGAAAAATATGAGATGGCGTCCAGGTGTCTGGCAAGAGTCCTGACCTCCTCCAATGCGAGCAGACGTCTGAAAGATATGGCTCTGGAGCTCAAGGAGGATATTGTTGCAAAACTGAAACATTAAAGCTGGAATATTAAAACTGAAACATCAAAACTGAAGTATTAAAACTGAAAATCTGGAAGAACATCACAATGCAGCACTCAGAAATAAGCGGAGGCGGAATATGAGGAGACACACAAAATTTACAGCAGCGGGAATGATGGCGGCAGTACTGACAGTTTTTTGTCTGACAGGCTGTGGTGGTCCTACAGAAGAGCAGAAACAGGCTGCGGAAAAGTACAAATCAGAGGCAGAAACCTGGCTGGAGGGGAATCAGTACACGAAAGCCCAGGAAGCAATGGAAAAAGCTCTGGAGCAGACTCCGGAGGATGAAGAATTACAGAAGGATGCAGAGGAGCTCAACAAAAAGGCAGAAGAGATGAAAGGCTATAATGAGACCATGGAAGCTGCCAGAGCAGCCATTGAGGCGGACGACGCTGCGGCACTGGACGCCCTGCAGGAGAGCGCGGCGGGACAGGCCCTTGTGAAAATGGCAAAAGAGACCGGGAGTTATATTTATCTGCCGGAAGGCGGCGCCAGCGGCACCGGAATCGGATTCTATACCTTTGACGACTGTGACTGCGACCAGTGGTATTACGGAGACTACCAGGAAGGCAAACGGGAAGGAAATGGTATCTGGTATTATGCCAGCAGCCGGACGGAAGACGGAAGCCTCTATAAGGAAGTCTACAATGGCCAGTGGAGCCAGGATGCTCCCAACGGAAAGGGCCATCAGGTGATAGCACTGGGAGATACGGTAGATACGGACCAGGATTTTGATGTGGAAAACGGCTTGTTTTACGGCACTTATGAGATTAAGGATACGCTGGAAGACGGAACGGAAGTAACCGGGAAATACGAACTGCAGAGCGGAAAATATGTGACCATTTCTGACGAAGAACTTGAGGCAAATAATTTTGTAGTACCGGAAGAACCCCACCTTGCCATCGCCTTTCTGTACAATGAGGCAGGGGAAATAAAGAGCTGCACCATGGTGTATACGGAAGATACAACCAGGGGCGTGAAACATTTTTACTGAAAGTAATACAGGTTGAGAAAATCCCCTCTTTCCCGTGTGACCGGGAAAAGGGGATTTTTGAATAGCACGAATTTCCAAAGCGCTCCGGCCCAGGCGCATTTTTTTATTTCTCCAGTTCCGCCATTTTCATGGCACGGACCTTCAGGGGCAGACCGAATAATGTGATAAATCCTTCCGCATCATGATGGTCATACAAATCCCCTGTGGTAAAGCTGGCCAGAGACTCACTGTACAGAGAGTAGGGAGAAGTGGTTCCGGCTTTGATAATATTTCCTTTGTAAAGTTTGAACTTCACTTCACCTGTTACATATTTCTGGGTGGAGGTAACAAAAGCCTGTACTGCTTCCCGCAGCGGGGTGAACCATTTTCCTTCGTATACAATCTGAGCCATCCGGTTGCCCATGTCTTTTTTCACTTCCATGGTAGCGCGATCCAGTACCAGTTCTTCTAACTGCTGCTGTGCTTCCATCAGAATGGTTCCGCCGGGTGTTTCATAAACGCCGCGGGATTTCATGCCCACCACGCGGTTTTCCACAATGTCAATAATGCCAATTCCATGTTTTCCGCCCAGACGGTTCAGTTCACGGATAATGTCAGCCACTTTCATTTCTGTTCCGTTGATGGTTTTGGGGACGCCGGCTTCAAAAGTCATGGTAACGTATTCGCCTTCGTCAGGAGCCTGCTCCGGAGATACCCCAAGAACCAGAAGATGGTCATAATTCGGTTCGCAGGCAGGGTCTTCCAGTTCCAGTCCCTCATGGCTGATATGCCACAGGTTCCGGTCCCTGCTGTAGCTGCTGTCAGCGGAGAAAGGCAGGTCAATGCCGTGAGATTTGCAGTATGCGATTTCCTCTTCACGGGACTGCATATCCCATTTGTCGCTTCTCCATGCGGCAATGATTTTCAAATCGGGAGCCAGTGCTTTGATACCCAGTTCGAAACGAATCTGGTCGTTTCCTTTTCCGGTAGCCCCGTGGCAGATAGCGGTAGCCCCTTCTTTTCTGGCAATTTCCACCAGACGCTTTGCGATACCTGGGCGCGCCATGGAAGTACCCAGCAGATATTTGTTCTCATAAACTGCACCTGCCTGTACGCAGGGAATAATGTATTCTTCTGCGAACTCATCTGTGATGTCTTCAATGTACAATCTGGAAGCGCCGGATAATTTTGCCCGTTCTTCCAGTCCGTCCAGTTCTTCTTCCTGTCCGCAGTCGATGCAGCAGCAGATTACTTCATAATCATAATTTTCCTTTAACCATGGAATGATGGCGGTGGTGTCCAGACCACCGGAATAAGCTAAAATCACTTTTTCTTTCATTACCTGTCCTCCATTGTATAAAATTGCTTTCCCGGACATTATATACTAACAGGGACAAAATATCAAGTGAAAAAATATGCATTATTAAATTATAAAAATGCAATCATGTTTCAAAACCCGCCATATGGTTATTTTATAAAGAAAAGACAGTTACAATTCAAAAAAAGTATTGCATAAAATATAAAACAAATGTATAATTATGCAAAAATAAGAAAAAAAGGCTTTACGAATTCCAAAAGATATATTATTATGAAAACTGACATTTCCATTACAGGGGCGGAAGTTGGCGGCGAAAACAGACTTTCCGTCATAAAGAATACAAGTTTGCAGTGAAAGAGAGGAATAAATCAATGATAAAAGCAGGAATTATCGGAGCCACAGGATATGCCGGGGCCGAACTGGTGCGGCTTCTCCTTGGCCACAGAGAGGTGGAAATCAAATGGTACGGCTCCAGAAGCTACATAGATGAGAAATATGCCAGCGTATACGGAAATATGTTTCAGCTTGTGGAAGATACCTGTCTGGATGACAATATAGAGGCTCTGGCGAAACAGGTGGACGTGATTTTTACAGCTACTCCTCAGGGATTTCTGGCGGGAGTCCTGACAGAAGAAATCCTTGAGAACACAAAAGTGGTGGATTTAAGCGCAGATTACCGTCTGAAAGATGTGGCAGTCTACGAAGCCTGGTATAAAATACAGCATAAAAGCCCTCAGTTCCTTAAGGAAGCAGTGTACGGCCTGTGTGAAATCAACCGGGAGAAGGTAAAACAGGCAAGGCTGGTGGCCAATCCCGGCTGTTATACCACCTGCTCCATTCTGACCGCATGGCCGCTGGTAAAGGAAGGACTGATTGATCCGAACACCCTGATTGTGGACGCCAAATCGGGAACTTCCGGAGCCGGGCGCGGTGCGAAGCTGCCCAACCTGTTCTGTGAGGTAAATGAAAATATCAAAGCATACGGAGTGTCCACCCACCGCCATACGCCGGAGATTGAGGAGCAGCTTGGCTACGGAGCGGGAAGCCAGGTTACCATCAGTTTTACCCCCCATCTGGTGCCCATGAACCGGGGAATTCTGGCAACGGAATACGCTTCCCTGAAAAAAGTCAGACAGAAAGACGGAAAGTTGGCTTTGCCTGGATATGAACAGATAAAAGAAGTTTATGACAGATATTATAAGAATGAATATTTTGTCCGGGTGCTGGAACAGGGAATGTGTCCGGAAACCAAATGGGTGGAAGGAAGCAATTTTGTGGATGTTGGCTTTCAGATTGATGAGCGAACCGGAAGGATTGTTATGATGGGAGCCATCGACAATCTGGTGAAAGGCGCGGCGGGACAGGCTGTGCAGAATATGAATCTGATGTTTGGATTTCCGGAACAGCAGGGACTTGAACTGGTACCCATGTTCCCGTAAGGAAGATGCAGAATGGAAAGAAATAATCAGGAAATTATTATTCGGCCCATGACAGAAGAAGATTACCAAAAGGTATATAAATTATGGAAGACCATCCGGGGATTCGGAATCCGCAGCATGGATGATTCCGAAGAAGGGGTGACGCGGTTTATCCGCCGTAATCCTTCCACCAGTATGGTGGCGGAGACAGGGGGAGAAATTGTGGGAGCGATTCTCTGCGGCCACGACGGCAGGAGGGGATGCTTCTATCATGTATGCGTCCGGGAAGACTGCCGGAAGCAGGGCATTGGAACATCCATGGCGGTACAGGCCATGAAAGCATTGCAGGAAGAACAGATTAATAAGGTATGTCTGATTGCATTTAAGAAAAATGAAGTGGGAAATTCCTTCTGGAAACGTGTGGGCTGGACTTTCCGGGAGGATTTGAACTATTATGATTTTGTACTGAATGACGAAAATATTACCATATTTCAATAAGAATCCTGAACGGCAGCTTGCCGGAATATTCAGGGCAGGGAGGAAAAACTATGGAAATAATCACAGGCGGGGTAACCGCAGCAAAGGGATTTCAGGCGGCAGCCACAGCGGCCGGAATCAGGTATCAGGACAGAATGGATATGGCCATGATTGTCAGTGAAACCGACGCGGTGGCAGCGGGAACCTTTACCACAAATGTGGTGCAGGCGGCGCCGGTAAAATGGGACAGAAACGTTGTGGAAGAAGGCAGACCTGTGAGAGCGGTAGTAGTCAACGCGGGAATTGCCAATGCATGTACCGGGGTGGAAGGCATGGAATGCTGCCGGAAAACAGCAGAAGCCCTGGAACAGGCGTTGCAGATACCTTCCGGACAGGTGCTGGTAGCTTCCACCGGAGTGATTGGTATGCAGCTTCCCATGGATAAACTCTCAGCCGGAGTAAAAGCAATGACACCGGAACTGGAACATTCTCCGGAAAAGGGCCGTCAGGCGGCGTGTGCCATTATGACTACCGATACGAAATCAAAAGAAGCGGCGGTCACCTTCCAGGTGGAGGGGAAAACCGTAACCATAGGCGGCATGTGCAAAGGCTCCGGCATGATTCATCCCAATATGTGCACCATGCTGAGCTTTGTGACCACGGA is from Lachnospiraceae bacterium JLR.KK002 and encodes:
- a CDS encoding argininosuccinate synthase, which translates into the protein MKEKVILAYSGGLDTTAIIPWLKENYDYEVICCCIDCGQEEELDGLEERAKLSGASRLYIEDITDEFAEEYIIPCVQAGAVYENKYLLGTSMARPGIAKRLVEIARKEGATAICHGATGKGNDQIRFELGIKALAPDLKIIAAWRSDKWDMQSREEEIAYCKSHGIDLPFSADSSYSRDRNLWHISHEGLELEDPACEPNYDHLLVLGVSPEQAPDEGEYVTMTFEAGVPKTINGTEMKVADIIRELNRLGGKHGIGIIDIVENRVVGMKSRGVYETPGGTILMEAQQQLEELVLDRATMEVKKDMGNRMAQIVYEGKWFTPLREAVQAFVTSTQKYVTGEVKFKLYKGNIIKAGTTSPYSLYSESLASFTTGDLYDHHDAEGFITLFGLPLKVRAMKMAELEK
- the argC gene encoding N-acetyl-gamma-glutamyl-phosphate reductase — translated: MIKAGIIGATGYAGAELVRLLLGHREVEIKWYGSRSYIDEKYASVYGNMFQLVEDTCLDDNIEALAKQVDVIFTATPQGFLAGVLTEEILENTKVVDLSADYRLKDVAVYEAWYKIQHKSPQFLKEAVYGLCEINREKVKQARLVANPGCYTTCSILTAWPLVKEGLIDPNTLIVDAKSGTSGAGRGAKLPNLFCEVNENIKAYGVSTHRHTPEIEEQLGYGAGSQVTISFTPHLVPMNRGILATEYASLKKVRQKDGKLALPGYEQIKEVYDRYYKNEYFVRVLEQGMCPETKWVEGSNFVDVGFQIDERTGRIVMMGAIDNLVKGAAGQAVQNMNLMFGFPEQQGLELVPMFP
- a CDS encoding GNAT family N-acetyltransferase; the protein is MERNNQEIIIRPMTEEDYQKVYKLWKTIRGFGIRSMDDSEEGVTRFIRRNPSTSMVAETGGEIVGAILCGHDGRRGCFYHVCVREDCRKQGIGTSMAVQAMKALQEEQINKVCLIAFKKNEVGNSFWKRVGWTFREDLNYYDFVLNDENITIFQ